The DNA window acaaatttcacaaaatacgTCTGCGATATTCAACCCCATTCTGATCCTAGAAAGGTTAAGAGCTGATTGGCTGATGGGGTGGAGATCTGTCTCTGTCGGAGGCGGCtccgcaggtcacccttgggcgaggtgtatcacctgcttcccccaccccacccccgatcagggtcaggtgaaaccgtggggagcaggtggtggacggtcgtacgagcagccggtgcagatcacaagtcccggtgatgcgaccactgacgccaggcggacaatctctgaagggtattgataatggctgggggtcacccgtcttgtaaagacacaccGCCCAGAAGGTGACGATGGCGAACCGCTTCCGAAGGAAAACTTTGCCAAGATCAATCATGGCCGTGGGGAGACCGTGATCGCCCAGGGCGCATAATGACGGCGTCACACGAGACGGCAGGTAACGATGATGCCATACTGCGCGACACGTAATGATGATGTCAGACTACCACATGCCAGGCTgacagggctggagaggaaggaatgtgacaggaggggagagtggaccgtgggaggaagggagggaagaAAGGACACCGGAGGAAGATGGAGTGAAGATGGGAGGAAGGAGACAGAGTGTGCGATGGAGTaagagggaaggtggaggagggggggGGCAGAAATACCAGGGAGCTGGAGAAATGGACGCTCTTGACTTCAGATTAGGTGGGATGCCTTGAGTCAGTCGCTTGGGAGGTTGGATCTTTCTGTGCATGGGCGCATGTCGTGTAAACAAATTGTTTACATTCCTCTGGAGAGCCTGAGGCTCCAATACTCCCTCTTGGTATGTTGCTCCACCGGACGGAACAATGGGCAAATTCTGGCATCGCTCCCGATCCCCTCTCGTCGCTGTCTCGAACCCGACCGTTCGCATTCTGAAGGCCGGCGGGGGGACTTTCCAGAACCGCCCACCGGAGAACTTGTACTTAAAGTCCACCGGATCCTCGGTCCGGGCACAACTCGTGAGCTCTCGAGTGTTGAGACTCCATTCCCGGCCGACCATGTCCTCCTCCTACTCGAGCCAAAGCTACGTGGGACCCGGGCGCAGGACCGGCTCGGTGATCCTGGGCAACTCGTCCCGCACGGTGAGGACCAGCGTGGCGGGCGGCTCGACCAAAGCCCGGCGCGCCGTCAGCGTCTACGGCGCCTCGACCCGGGGCAGCCGCATCTCCACCTCCAGCTATGGCTCCGCCAAAGGCGGCGGCGGCGGGGGGTTCTACTCGGGCGGCTACAGCTCGGGGATGCTGGAGCCGTTCGCCATCAACGAGAAGCTGACCATGCAGAACCTGAACGACCGGCTGGCCACTTACCTGGCCAAGGTGCGCGCCCTGGAGAAGTCCAACAGCCAGCTGGAGCTCCAGATCCGGGAGTTCTACGAGAAGAGGACGCCGACCACCACCAAGGACCTGGGCTCCTACTGGGAGACCATCCGCGACCTCCGAGCCCAGGTCAGTCAGCCCCCAGACTCGCAGTTTCACAAAATCCGGTTCAGTATCACTGGCCCAGGTCGTGAACCTTTTGCTGTCCTGCGGCaaaaatggtgtgtgtgtgtgtgtgtgtgtgtgtgtgtgtgtgtgtgtgtgtgtgtgtgtgtgtgtgtgtgtgtgtgtgtgtgtgtgtgtgtgtgtgtgtgtgtgtgtgtgtgtgtgtgtgtgtgtgtccaggctcctgtacctcctccctgatggtagatatgagaagagggcatgtcccccgggtgatgggggggtggggggggggaagggctaAATGATGGACGCCACGTCCTttcgaagatgtcctcgatggagcCGGCTAAGTTGGTTTTTTTGGGGGCAACTTCCTGCGTCTTCCCCTTTACCAACCTCCAATCCGATCCGATCCCGTGCAGACGGGTTCCCTCCCCATGATGCTGACCGACCACCTCTAGAACGCCCTCTGGAGGGAAATCTGAGGGGTGGGGCGGGGGCCCCTCGGTGACATACCCACTCtgggtaacccccccccccacgtcaCTCCGACGTCACGTCCCACGGACAGCAAGGGGGACGAAGGCAGTCTGGGATGATCTGTCTGAGGGGCGCAGGgcattgcaggcccttcggcccacaatgttgggcgCCGACCTTTCAACCTACCCCAACTAGTAGGGTCGAACTAGATCGAACTAGCCCTTCCCTTCCCACACAAGCTCTCCGCTTCCCCTTCACTCATGTGCCTGTgtcagagtttcttaaatgtatctgcctttaccacccccaccccccacccccacaaacaCCGGGAGCACATGCCacagcccccaccccccacacaacTCCGtgttttttgtttaaaaaaacaacCTTCCTCCGATCACCTGACAATCAGGCCCCctcccgtgatggagctggccgagtgTGCATCTCTCCGTGGCGTTTCCCGATCCTGGACTGtagtcctccccccaccccaccccacccccataccgGACGGTGACGCATCCAGGACGCTCTCCAGGGAACATCTGCAGAAACTTGGCCGAAGTCTGTGCCGGCACTCCCGAGTCCGGGCGACCAGGTTCGGACCGAGTCCCTGTTGTCTGTCCCCTGGACTATCTGAACCACGTGCCCGTCTAAGAGTTTCTCAAGTGTTCCCAATGCCTCTGCTCCCCTACCCCCGGCCTGAgtaacaagggggggggggggagaacaggCGATAGGAACGCCGGCTGGTGATGGGCTCCGCCTGATTTACTGAGGTCTTTCAGCACTCTTCTCTATTGCCCgttgccccccaccccaccccaccccacgaCCCCGCTGCTCTTGTTGCACACACGCCCCTCGGTTTCAGAAACACGTGAATTGCCTCCGTATTTTTCCCAGATCAACGCCGCCTCGCTGGCCAACGCCAAGGTCCTGCTGCAGATCGACAACGCCAAGCTGGCCGCGGACGACTTCAAAACCAAGTGAGTCGGCGGGCGCCCCGCACCAAATCTCCCTTTTGAAACGGCTGGCTGGGGCCATTTGGCCGTTCCCTTGTCAGTGACCACACTGTGGAGGGGTCGGTCGTCGGCTTCTCCCGACATTTCCCCTCCACTCCAATTCCggtccccatcccccatcccacCTGTCGGTCCACGGCcgcctccctccccccacccctcttctgccacgatgaggcccctctcaggttgggggagcaacacctcacattccgtttagttagcctccaacctgatagcacgaACATCAGATTTCTCCAAATTCTAGCaattttctccccctcccctctcccttcgctttgctctcctcacctgccaatcacctccccctggtgcccctccaacttcccttcctcccagggtccactctcctctccaatcagattccttcctctccagccctttacctttcccacccatcacctccccctagtcccctccttctcccctttctcccacggtccactctcctctcctgtcagatcccttcctctccagccctttacctttcccacccatcacctccccccggtgtccctcctccttccctttctcccacggtccactctcctctcctgtcagattccttcctctccagccctttacctttcccacccatcacctccccctggtgaccctcctccttccctttctcccacggtccactctcctctcctgtcagattccttcctctccagccctttacctttcccacccatcacctccccctggtgtccctcctccttccctttctcccacggtccactctcctctcctgtcagattccttcctctccaaccctttacctttcccacccatcaccttcccctggtgtccctcctccttccctttctccccaccgtccactctcctctcctgtcagatcccttcctctccagccctttacctttcccacccatcacctccccctggtgtccctcctccttccctttctccccacggtccactctcctctcctatcagatcccttcctctccaaccctttacctttcccacccatcacctccccctggtgtccctcctccttccctttctcccaccgtccactctcccctcctgtcagattccttcctctccagccctttccctctTCCACCAAACTCCTCCCAActtctcatttcatccacctggcttcatctccCATCTTCTGACTTGtccaccttcccctctgccccaACTTCTCAGTCTGGCTgcttccccgccccccccccccccgccccacctcccggtcctgatgaagggtctcggcacaaaacgCCGACCGTTTATTcgtctccacagacgctgcctgacccgttgagttcctccggcactttgtgcgtgttgctctggatttccaacatctgcaaaaaaaaatctcttggGTTTATAAAGTACAGGTTCCTGCCCTTGACCCTGGGTCAGGGCACTGACAGTGCGTTGATAACTGGAGAAGGAGAGCAGGGTGGAGGGAATTTTCCACTGCCTGGTTGAATGTCTCAATCTGCTCTCTCTCTGAGTGCCTTGGCACATCTGCAGGGAATGCTGACACAGGTGAcacaggcaacatccatcatcaaggacatcaaCCATCCAGACCTTGCTCTCCTCTTGCTGCGGCCaagaggaaggaggtacaggagcccctaccacaattattacccctcaaccatcaggaaggaggtacgggagcctcaggacccacaccaccaggttcaggaacagttattacccctcaaccatcaggaaggaggtacaaaagcatcaggtcccacaccaccaggttcaggaacagttattacccctcaaccatcaggaaggaggtacaggagcctcaggtcccacatcaccaggttcgggaacagttattacccctcaaccatcaggaaggaggtacaaaagcatcaggtcccacaccaccaggttcaggaacagttattacccctcaaccatcaggaagaaggtacaggagcctcaggtcccacaccaccaggttcaggaacagttattaccccacaaccatcaggaagaaggtacaggagcctcaggtcccacatcaccaggttcaggaacagttattacccctcaaccatcaggaaggaggtacaagagcatcaggtcccacaccaccaggttcaggaacagttattaccccataaccatcaggaagaaggtacaggagcctcaggtcccactccaccaggttcaggaacagttattaccctctcaaccatcaggaaggaggtacaggagcctcaggacccacaccaccaggttcaggaagttattactccctcaaccatcaggaaggactgtgatcatggctgatcattcacaatcagtaccctgttcctgccctctccccatatcccttgactccactatctttaagagctctatctcactctctcttgaaagcatccagagacttggcctccactgccttctgaggcagagcattccacaggtccaccactctctgggtgaaaaagcacaccactacaccaccagccggctctAAGACGTACCTCATACTTCCATCCAGTTTGCCCGATCCTGAGCTCCTTTAAAAACAAGCTCAGCTTGATCGGTCGGAGGTAAGTCACGGCCCACAGCCGGGTGACTGCAAAGCCAGACGGCGTCTGGGTGGGACGGGACGGATCGCGGACGCTCGGGGGGAGAAAGGTAAACCGTGACCGGAGGTGGCGGCGATGATAACCGCCCTTTCCCTCCCTCCGCCCGCCCTGCAGGTACGAATCGGAGCTGGCCATCAGAcgcggggtgggagatggacatcAGCGGGCTGCGGAAAGTGCTGGACGAACTGACGCTCGTCAGGTCCGACCTGGAGTCGCAAATCCAAGCCATGAAGGAGGAGCAGACTTACCTCAAGAAGAGCCACGAGGATGTGAGTGGCGGGGCAAGGCAGACCAGGGGCATGAGGATCGGTAGGCATGAGGCCGCATTGAGGGAGGAGGCACTCCACTCCCTCGAGGGCAGTTTTCCAAACAGGTTTCCCTGCACTCCCGAGAAAAACTCTTCCTTCCCAGCCCTGTCTGATTAGACGATCAGACATAGGAGcatttaggccattcggcccatcgatcctgttccaccattccatcacggctgatttatccccgttctccagccttctccccgtaacctttgacaccctgactagtcaagaacctatcaacctctgctttaaatatacccaatctctcggcctccacagccgtctgtggcaatgaattccacagattcagcaccctctggctgaatCTCTGTCCATTTCTCCTCAGCTCTgtccttttctgaggctgtgccctctggtcctagactcccccactataggaaacatcctctccacatccactctatctgtgccctctggtcctagactcccccactacaggaaacatcctctccacatccactctatctgtgtactctggtcctagactccccactataggaaacatcctctccacatccactctatctgtgccctctggtcctagactcccccactacaggaaacatcctctccacatccactctatctgtgccctctggtcctagactcccccactataggaaacatcctctccacatccactctatctgtgccctctggtcctagactcccccactataggaaacatcctctccacatccactctatctgtgtcctctggtcctagactcccccactataggaaacatcctctccacatccactctatctgtgtcctctggtcctagactcccccactataggaaacatcctctccacatccactctatctgtgtcctctggtcctagacccccactataggaaacatcctctccacacccactctatctgtgccctctggtcctagactcccccactataggaaacatcctctccacatccactctatctgtgccctctggtcctagactcccccactataagaaacatcctctccacatccactctatctgtgtcctctggtcctagactcccccactataggaaacatcctctccacatccactctatctgtgtcctctggtcctagactcccccactataggaaacatcctctccacatccactctatctgtgtcctctggtcctagactcccccactataggaaacatcctctccacatccactctatctgtgtcctctggtcctagacccccactataggaaacatcctctccacacccactctatctgtgtcctctgttcctatactccccactataggaaacatcctctccacatccactctatctgtgtcctctgttcctagactcccccactataggaaacatcctctccacatccactctatctgtgccctctggtcctagactcccccactacaggaaacatcctctccacatccactctatctgtgtcctctggtcctagactcccccactataggaaacatcctctccacatccactctatctgtgttctctggtcctagactccccccactataggaaacatcctctccacatccactctatctgtgtcctctggtcctagactccccccactataagaaacatcctctccacatccactctatctgtgtcctctggtcctagactcccccactataggaaacatccactctatctgtgtcctctggtcctagagaggtttcaatgagattacctctCATTCAGTGAGccttcaaacattcctcatacgttaaccctttcattcttggtatCATGTTCGTGAACCTGCTCTGGGTCCTCTCAAATAGATCAAATTCCTTCTCAATTCCATGAGTACATCCTTctttgacactccctcagcagtagaacacccccccccccatcccaataatccaaaacacaaaatattggatgcaagcaggctttttccactgagaccagggggagaaaaaaaccagaggacatgggttaagggtgaagggggaaaagtttaaagggaacattggggggggggggggttcatcacacagtgagtggtgggagtgtggaatgagctgccggatgaagtagtaaatgcgaggctcacttttaacattgaagaaaaactcggacaggtacatggatgagaggggtttggagggatacggtccgggtgcaggtcagtgggactgggcagtaaaatggttcggcacagacaagaagggccgaaagtcctgtttctgtgctgtaatgttctatggttctacggtTCTATTCTgcgggtgctggaaatccagagcaacacacacacacacacacacagacaggcacacacatacacagacacgcagacacacacacacccacacacacacacaaaacgctggatgaactcagcaggtcaggcaacatctgtggagaggaataaacagtcgatgtttccatccaagacccttcatcaggactggaacaggaagggggcagaagccagagtaagaagctgagggagagggggaggaggacgaggtgacaggtgagaccaggtgagggggaaagtgggtgggtaggagagggggaggaggacgaGGTgccaggtgagaccaggtgagggggaaggtgggtgggggagggggatgtgggcaagctgacaggtgagaccagctgagggggaaggtgggtgggtggggggaggggggacaaggtgacaggtgagaccaggtgcgggggaaggtgggtgggtgggggagggggatgtgggcaagctgacaggtgagaccaggtgagggggaaggtgggtgggtgggggagggggaggaggataagctgacaggtgagaccaggtgagggggaaggtgggtgggtgggggagggggaggaggacaaggtgacaggtgagaccaggtgagggggaaggtgggtgggtggggggagggggaggaggacaagctgacaggtgagaccaggtgagggggaaggtgggtgggtgggggagggggaggaggacaaggtgacagttgagaccaggtgaggggggaggggaggaggacaaggtgacaggtgagaccaggtgagggggaaggtgggtgggtggggggagggggaggaggacatggtgacaggtgagaccaggtgagggggaaggtgggtgggtgtgggagggggagaaggacaagctgacaggtgagaccaggtgagggggaaggtgggtgggtggggggagggggaggaggacaagctgacaggtgagaccaggtgagggggaaggtgggtgggtgggggagggagaggaggacaagctgacaggtgagaccaggtgagggagacaaggtgggtgggtgagggagggggaggaggaccagctgacaggtgagaccaggtgagagggaaggtgggtgggtgagggagggggaggaggaccagctgacaggtgagaccaggtgagagggaaggtgggtgggtgtgggagggggaggaggacaaggtgacagttgagaccaggtgagcgggaaggtgggtgggtgggggagggggaggaggacggtgacaggtgagaccaggtgagggggaaggtgggtgggtgggggaggggaaggaggacaagctgacaggtgagaccaggtgagggggaaggtgggtgggggagggggaggaggacaagctgacaggtgagaccaggtgagggggaagatgggtgggtgggggagggggaggaggacaagctgacaggtgagaccaggtgagggggaaggtgggtgggtgggggaggtggaggagaacaagctgacaggtgagaccaggtgtgggggaaggtgggtgggtggggaagggggagattacaagctgacaggtgagaccaggtgagggggaagatgggtgggtggggggagggggaggaggacaagctgacagttgagaccaggtgagggggaaggtgggtgggtgggggaggggaaggaggacaaggtgacaggtgagaccaggtgagggggaaggtgggtgggtggggggagggggaggaggacaagctgacaggtgagaccaggtgagggggaaggtgggtgggtgggggaggggaaggaggacaagctgacaggtgagaccaggtgagggggaaggtgggtgggggggagggggaggaggacaagctgacaggtgagaccaggtgagagggaaggtgggtgggtgggggaggggaaggaggacaagctgacatgtgagaccaggtgaggggggaaggtgggtggggaggggggaggaggacaagctgacaggtgagaccaggtgagggggaagatgggtgggtgggggagggggaggaggacaagctgacaggtgagaccaggtgagggggaaggtgagtgggggagggggaggaggacaagctgacaggtgagaccaggtgagggggaaggtgagtgggggagggggaggaggacaagctgtcaggtgagaccaggtgagggggaaggtgggtgggtgggggagggggaggaggacaagctgacatgtgagaccaggtgatgggaaggtgggtgggtgggggagggggaggaggacaagctgacaggtgagaccaggtgagggggaaggtgggtgggggagggggaggaggacaagctgacaggtgagggggaaggtgggtgggggaggggggaggaggacaagctgacaggtgagggggaaggtgggtgggtgggggtgggggagggggaggttgacAAGGCGACAGGCGACTGGTGAGGcgggaggtgggtgggtgggggagggggaggaggacaagctgacaggtgagtccaggtgagggggaaggtgagtgggggagggggaggaggacaagctgtcaggtgagaccaggtgagggggaaggtgggtgggtgggggagggggaggaggacaagctgacaggtgagaccaggtgagggggaaggtgggtgggtgggggagggggaggaggacaagctgacaggtggagaccaggtgagggggaaggtgagtggggggagggggaggaggacaagctgtcaggtgagaccaggtgagggggaaggtgggtgggtgggggagggggaggaggacaaggtgacaggtgagaccaggtgagggggaaggagggtgggtgggtggggggaggtggacaaggtgacaggtgagaccaggtg is part of the Hemitrygon akajei chromosome 18, sHemAka1.3, whole genome shotgun sequence genome and encodes:
- the LOC140741593 gene encoding LOW QUALITY PROTEIN: keratin, type I cytoskeletal 19-like (The sequence of the model RefSeq protein was modified relative to this genomic sequence to represent the inferred CDS: deleted 1 base in 1 codon), coding for MSSSYSSQSYVGPGRRTGSVILGNSSRTVRTSVAGGSTKARRAVSVYGASTRGSRISTSSYGSAKGGGGGGFYSGGYSSGMLEPFAINEKLTMQNLNDRLATYLAKVRALEKSNSQLELQIREFYEKRTPTTTKDLGSYWETIRDLRAQINAASLANAKVLLQIDNAKLAADDFKTKYESELAIRRGVEMDISGLRKVLDELTLVRSDLESQIQAMKEEQTYLKKSHEDPEVALGPRRRQIQKPPGP